In Cryptococcus neoformans var. neoformans B-3501A chromosome 3, whole genome shotgun sequence, the DNA window gatggaggatggggcAATGTGTAGACTTACAGGAAAGAAGCAGCTATAACTCATGCATCATTGTAACAGCAGATACTTTGTACACGCTTTCTTAAAATATTCCCAGATGTTGTTCGATTTTCATGCATATGTAAGATGCGATTACAATTATATACGGGACGCAAGGCTGTAGGACTCTTCACCAGCGTGCGTGCACTACAATAATAATGATACGAGTCACAGAAAACTCTCAAGTGCTCAAGTCTGCTCCGTTGGCAAACACCAAATCGAAAATATCGGCATTCCTTTTAGCCaccagttcttcttcttcgcccttCTCCGCTCCCCAAATCTCTTCTAAACTCTCGCAGATGCTCTTCAATCCAAAGAGGAATCCCATATCAGGCTTGCCAGGGTGCTTGGGGGGGAACCTAGCCATCACCATGCCCGTTGCCTGGTCAAATTGCGTGTCGTAGCCTTTACCAAGATTTGGCGGGTCAACATGATCGGTAGGAAAAGGGACAAAGTCACGTCCGGTGGTGGTATGCGCAAAGTCGACAACGCGGATATTGACTTCACCTCGAAGCCTGCGGTGTTGATGAGTGTGAGTAGATTGGTGTGGAGACCGTCCTCGCGATCGAGAACGAGAGGAGTGAAGGGCTGATTTGTCTGCGCTGCGACTTCGGCCATTCTTGCTGACCTTGTCCCTCTCAACTGTGACAGATCCTTCAGGCTGGCGACTGGAATTAGCCCAAGCCTCCTTGTCCGCTTGGATTGGAGCCTGTTCCGTTTCCatgatctcttcttcatcttcttcttccaaagcaTCTAGAGTTTTTCCACTACTCATATGTCGGCTATAAGTGTCTTGAGTATCCTTGTCACCATCATAGATAAACAGCAAGCTGCAGCCGTAAAATCTGAATCCGTCAAGCTGGTGGATGATTGCGGCAAGATCATGCAACTTTTGAATGATGACTGGGATGTGGTCGATTAAAAGACGGTCGCCGTCCGAGAGATATGAACGGATGACACTGGTGAAATCTGGAGTTTTAATCTCTCGTCCGACGTACTTATTTTGAGATACGAATGATTGAGTGTCATTATTCCAGACCTAACAATGCAATCAGTTTGAGCAATTTAAAGAGACCCATGAGGAACATACCTGCATCCCGCACATCCTGACACCGAGTGTCCGACTGGTAGTTGCATCACATTTCTTTCTCTgactcctcttcttcaaaggcGTGGCATCGTAACCGTACTGTCTGGTACCCATCTTCAAATCCAGCACACAAGGATGCTTCAAACGACCTGTGAGATCTTCCATGAAGATGAACAGTTCTTGCCTGGGGTTGTCATCGGGGGGTACAGATGGGGAGTTGGGCACCGTCTGCGTGGCACCTGAACGAGACTGACCGAGTCGACTTGACTCAGTGACAGAAGATGGTGCGGACGACGGTGAGAAGGCCGGTTTGGATGGTCCGAAAGGTGGTTGATCTTCCGCCAAATGGGTTGAATGTGAGTCAGCCCTGACGGCCGTCATAGGGTGCAATCCATTTCCTAAGGGGACCTTGGCCTTGCGCTTCATCTCCAATGGCggctcatcttccacttccatatCAAACATCCCCCGCTCTGCAGAGTCTTCCCTGACTCGTCGTGTGTCCTCCCTTCCGGTTCGAGCACGAATAGACTTGTTTCTTAGCTCAGTAAGGACGCCACCACTCTGAGTGCGCCTTATTCCCTCACTGGCCTCTGGCGGCTCTCTCAGGTCCATGCTTCCTCCTCCGGAAAGCTgactccttcctcgtcgccGACTTGAGACAGAGTAACTgcaatcatctccttcgtcatccgcctcatcatcttgccTATGCCCTATACCTCTTCTCCTTAACTTTTTCAAGATTGTGGCAAAGACGTGATCTTTCAACTTGGTGTTTACCGTTGTGGATCCAGTTCCTCCAAATGGGTGAGGTGAGCCATGTCCGGGATGACATTCGGTACTTGAGTTGTTGAATTGGGAGCGATAAGGCAAGACGGGGCTAGAAGCTGTGTGATGTAAATGACCCTGGCGCTGCTGGAAtgaggttgaaggagaaggtgcaGGAGTGGAAGGTTCGACGTATTGATGCTCTGGTATGGCTTTCGGCAGTGCCGGAGACCCAAGACCGGGCGCACGAAGATTTGGCGATATCCCAAAAGAGGATTGCCACGAGCTTCCGGGAGAACCTGATCCATATCGCAGGAACTCTTGCGACCTTGCAGACGAGGGTCTCattgttcttcttgacccttcttcttcggaaGTTTCCCAGGGTCTACCATTTCGTCCCttattcttctcctcccagTTGAATAACCAATCAGGGACGACATGCCGATTGAAATCCAAGGCTACTTCTGGAATTTCGACATGTTCCTTAGAGTGATTTGACGTGTGAGATTGGCTGGTGGCTCCTGTAATAGCTTGTTGGAGCATAGCTCGTTGATTATCCGAGCGCGACGCGGCAGCCGGGGTagaaggatgggatggaTAAGGGGATGCAGCAGAGGGTGAGTCGAGAGGTGTgctgcttccttcttgagtGGCGCGCTGACGTCGATAATTCACCACCATGACTCCAAGATAGCGGGGGATAAACGCAAGGAGGGCTGGAGCTAGCCGTTCAACTTCTTCGTAGAATAGGTTTTCATGGCTCACAAGAGGCTAGGCTAGGGTCAGTTTTACACATGCAATCCTGACAACGACTACCCACTTTGCAGACTGCACGTCTGGTGAACTTGTAGATGCTGCTGTGGCCTCCAACAGCATGGCTAAATGGTTGTAATGGCAccgtcatcctctcctcctcttctctttcttcactCCCATAATCTACTTCACTCATCCAATCTctgccttcctcttcagggTCCGAGGTAAACGACTCGGTGCTCGTGGTTGTCCAGctttcatcgtcttcatcaaattGCTCCTCAAGATCCTCGAATTGCTGCTGAGGCGAAGCCAACCCAGCACTTGTAGCAACAGGAGAGTGGTCAACAGGTGAGATATCGCCGCCATCACTGCTCTGCCTAGACCCACGAATAGGTAGAGGTGAAGTTGGTGCGATTGATGGCCCGACGATCGTTGGTTCACTCATTAGAGTGCTACGCGAGCTTCTGGTCTCTGCTCTCGACCTCGTTTTGATGGATGAACCTCGGCCGCTATggtcatcctcttcttcttcgatagcttcctcttcgggCTTCTTTTTTAAATCGACTTTTGCAGCTGCATGACTCTCTTTGAAcaatcccatccccatactccccttcctcccttgCTTCGTTTTTGTGGCCGATCCGATCTGTTCCTTGGCTTGTGAGAGCATAATGAGAGCCTCTTTAGGAAGAGGCAGCTCTTTGCCCTCATTTCCAAGACGCAATGCTTCGCCAAATGAAGTATTGAAATCATCACCAAGCCCAAGCTCCAGCTTCGGggttcttccatccttaTCTTtacccttttcctttcgGGGAAGTGAGTATTCCTTATCGAGAGAGTAGTGTGAAAGGTAGAATGAACGGTCGAGAGAGGTGGGACGTGTGGGAGCATGTAGAGAGTTGCTTCTCCCACGACGAGGTTTGTTTGGACGGGTAATGGATGTGGATAAGAGCCGTATGGGATAGCTTTGAGACTGTGGCAAGGATGAAGGGTGAGTTTGCGGTGGTTGGGTAGAGCAttcagcatcatcatcatcttcttcttccaaacctTCTACAGCTCCAACCCGAAGGCTGATAGTCGCACTTCCCACTTCGCCCACTTCTCGCAATGAAcgctccctctccttctgcctAGGTATTTCACGttcctttcccttgctCATCCTGCGGTGCAAGGTCGGAGAAGCCCCGAGACTTCCACTTTCCGCTGCAGTGTTAACAATCAATCCCAGATTTTTCTTGGGCGACTTTGATGGGGAGGGTGGGGTTGAGGACTGGGTCAGGGATCGAGAATGTGTGAAGTGAGGGTGGTGCTGGGGACGGGAAGGAGAGTGGACGGTAGGGTGGAACGGGACATGTTTGTTTGGGGATGGCTGAGGATAGGAGGGCATATGTAGTGCTGTGTTGATTTAGTAGTGCGAATGTTGAGCTGCGGAGCGTTAGCGGTGTGAGGCAAAAGAGTGGGCTATGATGTACCTGTACTGGAAGCGAGAGTGACTGGTGTACTGATAGGCAGAGTCATGCCAGGCAGTCTACGGGCAGGAAGGTGGTCAGTATGTGGTATAGACAGTATTCGCCTGCACGTGGAGACAGAGATCGGCGTGAAAATTGTAAACGTACGAACGGTGGATTGTGTAAGGGGTTGTCACCGGGCCAAGGCGTGCGGGTGTGAGCGTGAGGGGATGTAACGTGGAGGCGTCCGCTGGCACGTTCGTGGGTGATGGAACGGGTATGGAATGATTGTTGGGCAGTACTGTGGAATATTGATGATGGAAACgaacgaagaaaaggaagaaagaaagaaagaaagtgagaaaaggaaaacgaagaagggaggatGAACAAAATGGAAAGCAGTCAGTCACCGGGCGCTGATTCCAACAAACAGATTCAACCTCCCACACTGCGTATGTCAAGCAATTCGCTACATCGCATCCATTCAGTCTATGTCCTACGCTACATACTCCGTATGAGCTTAATATATCTACTTTTTCAAATATTTTCGCCTGTACAATTCATCCACACCCTCCAAATAGTATGCATCGGGCCAGATGTTGTCCAAAGACCCCTGCGGTGTGTACTTGACAGCATTGTGGTTCTCTTCTCGGAGCTACAACGACAGTCAGAGTCGCTTCCTCAGCACAGCATTTCAAAACTTACCTTGAGCGCATCCACATATTCCTGACAAGGCCTCACATCCATGCTCGCCaacctctccttcaactgCATCTTCTCCGCAATCTCCTTAGTGGAGCCGGCAACCCtcaaggcaaagaaggacgCCGCACACCCCGAACCAAATGCGTACATGCCGATTCGCTTGCCAACTTCGATACCTTCAGGACTGCTGGCAATCACACTAGCCAATGCGCCATACAATGACGCAGTGTACATGTTACCGCATCTCGCAACACAGTCAGAGCCGGGCACGACGGCAGACTTGTAGTGTTCGGCGGCGACACCAATGAAGGCTTTTTCAACAGTCTTGTCGGTGTATGTTTTTGTCTTATCCAAGGATTGAATAGACTCAGGAACGTTGGCGAAtaaaggagaggagggattGCGCAAGTAGTCCTACGAAGTGTTAGTTGCGGCGCCCATGAGGTGACCATGATATGCTCACGTTGTAGAACAAACGAGCGTGCCCTTTTTGGACAAGCTTCCCGTACGGACTATAAAACGTCAGATTTATCCTTCATCCATATAGCCTACTCACCTATGCAAGCAAACATAGTCAAATGCCGCAATTCCCTGATCCTTGTTCTCGCCATTTGCATGCCCATTGCCATTCACAGCAACACCCTCAATGTCGCCATTGATACCGTTGACAAACTTGTCAGCAGCATCAGCAATTTCCGACGCCTTGGTGGATACACTAGCGAGAGAAAGCTTCTTGGCAGCTCGAGCGCGAGACTTTTCGGCCTTGTCGACATAAGTAGAGTAGGCGTTGTCAAGGGCACCGAGGTAAGCGGCAATAGTCCAAGGGCCATCAACGGTGGGCTTTGGGATGTCAGCTTGGTATAGATGAGAGCGAAAGTAGACCAACATATTCAGCGGTGAGGTCAGGCTTGTAAAAGTCCCAAGTGTTGGCAATGTAAGTGCCGTGAACAGCTGCATATCACGTCACTGACTTGACACATTACACAGATTTCTGCACTCACGCTCAAGCACCAAAGGCGCATCGGGACCGATCAACATGGCACAAGCGCCCATGCCGCCGACAGGTCTTGCACCTCCCTCCTTGTAAATAGCAATGTCACCGCACATCACAATCGCATTCCTGCCGTCCCAGCTTTCAGACTGGATCCAGTTGACAGTGTTGAATAGGGCGGCGGTTGAACCATAGCAGGCATTTTTAGAGTCGATACCCTCGATATCAGTGTTGCCGGAAGCAGCAAAAAGGTCCATCAAGAGGGTCTTGGTAGATTTGGACTTGTCGATGATTGTCTCTGTACCGACGTCGAGACGACCGATTGAACGAGGGTCAATGTTGTACTTCTTCAAAAGGTTCGAAACGACAGTCAAGGCAAGAGAGTTGATGTCCTCCCTGTCAAAAGTTCGTCAGATATCCTAATTCAATCGTCAAAGACATTATCCTACTTGTCATCCGTGAAAGCCATGTATTTTTGTCCAAGACCAAGAGTGTATTTGCCTAGCCTGCAGTCAGTACACGCTCAGAAATTGGCTGTTCACAATGACCTACCCTTGCTTACACCGTCAAAGTCTTCGAGCTCATCCTCGGAGATGCACTGCCTAATATTAGCACGGCGACCGGCAATAGGACATGGAGCATGTGGACCTACCCTCTTGGGGAAGTACATCTCGATGGCGTGGATGCCGACGTTGGAAGGCCTGCTGGGTATATCAAATTGGGTCATTTTTGCTAAGTATGGTTTGGTTACGTGGATTCAGGAGGTGGACAGATTGCTTTTTAAAGAGGGTTTGGGGAGATACTAGTTTTAGAGAGGACACAATAATTAACCAACATCGCACGACCCGCGACGACGCGCGCGATCCCGACCGATTATTATCATCGTTCGATACCCACTCCCCCAAAATAAAAACAGGCAGAGGGATTTGGGCTAAAGATCATTGGCCACAGATCCCCACTCATGCTATATCTCCAAGAACTGTTGGCTGACATGGCGAAGATGTGATCGACATATCTTGAATCATACatatcatgcatagagTGAGATAGAGGCACCTACAGTATTACAGAGCCCAAAACAAAACGGCTTCTCCGCAGCAGATCAAGGATAAAAGCCCAGGATAACATTTTCATGCATGTTTGACTTTAATCCATGTGACCATGGGAAAAAGCTGTTGAATGATGGTGCCCCACTTTATCAATTTATAGAAACCGAGGTAAAACCGGACTGGTGCCATCAGGTAGCCTAATAAGCCGATATAACAGATAGAATATTATGACAAATCTCTTGAGGCCATCTCGAGAAGAGAACGACAGTCCCGAAGTGTATCGTGAAGGGCAGTCGTGACTTGATACATATGAGAAGCGTaagaaaaacaaaacaatCCACACGGTGCAACCTAAACTAACGACTCTAACCCTTTTATCCTACACACTTTTATACTCGTTTGCAAGTTTAGAAAAACTTGGTGAACAAGCCTTCTCTCTTTGTTGATGGCGCTTTGGTGTCTTTTTGAAGGTTAACAAGACCCTGCAGAGACCTCATTACCTATAGAAATAGACCTTGAGCTTCCTATCAAATGAAGGCTTAAGATAACTTGACATACCTGCTCTAACTTgtcctttctttcttgcAAATCTAAATGTTGCTTGATCTTTGGGTTCTCCCTAGCAAATTTGGCAATCTCATCCCTCTGCGAGCGTTCATTAGTATTTCTGCGACGAGGCTGTGAAAAGAATATTACACACATTCAGATCATACAAAATTCTTGAATCTATTTCCCGTGGGAATTGATAGAAGAACTGTTCCAAAAGCTCGATATTGATGAACATGGTACTCGTGTACGCGAGCTTGTCAGCCACCACGGCAAGGAATGCTTCAGGACAGAAAGTCGCCTGTTCAGGACCAGAACGGCATCGTCGAGATTTTAAAGCTTGTTGTCGGAATTTTAGGATGGCAAGGCGGTttgaaaggagaagggcgTGACGACCTGTTGAAGTGTTAGCCGATGTCGCTGAGGAAAGATACCAAAGACCTTACCATCTACGATTTGAGCAGGCGAGTACTGAT includes these proteins:
- a CDS encoding hypothetical protein (HMMPfam hit to IPK, Inositol polyphosphate kinase, score: 78.8, E(): 1.4e-20) — translated: MSKGKEREIPRQKERERSLREVGEVGSATISLRVGAVEGLEEEDDDDAECSTQPPQTHPSSLPQSQSYPIRLLSTSITRPNKPRRGRSNSLHAPTRPTSLDRSFYLSHYSLDKEYSLPRKEKGKDKDGRTPKLELGLGDDFNTSFGEALRLGNEGKELPLPKEALIMLSQAKEQIGSATKTKQGRKGSMGMGLFKESHAAAKVDLKKKPEEEAIEEEEDDHSGRGSSIKTRSRAETRSSRSTLMSEPTIVGPSIAPTSPLPIRGSRQSSDGGDISPVDHSPVATSAGLASPQQQFEDLEEQFDEDDESWTTTSTESFTSDPEEEGRDWMSEVDYGSEEREEEERMTVPLQPFSHAVGGHSSIYKFTRRAVCKPLVSHENLFYEEVERLAPALLAFIPRYLGVMVVNYRRQRATQEGSSTPLDSPSAASPYPSHPSTPAAASRSDNQRAMLQQAITGATSQSHTSNHSKEHVEIPEVALDFNRHVVPDWLFNWEEKNKGRNGRPWETSEEEGSRRTMRPSSARSQEFLRYGSGSPGSSWQSSFGISPNLRAPGLGSPALPKAIPEHQYVEPSTPAPSPSTSFQQRQGHLHHTASSPVLPYRSQFNNSSTECHPGHGSPHPFGGTGSTTVNTKLKDHVFATILKKLRRRGIGHRQDDEADDEGDDCSYSVSSRRRGRSQLSGGGSMDLREPPEASEGIRRTQSGGVLTELRNKSIRARTGREDTRRVREDSAERGMFDMEVEDEPPLEMKRKAKVPLGNGLHPMTAVRADSHSTHLAEDQPPFGPSKPAFSPSSAPSSVTESSRLGQSRSGATQTVPNSPSVPPDDNPRQELFIFMEDLTGRLKHPCVLDLKMGTRQYGYDATPLKKRSQRKKCDATTSRTLGVRMCGMQVWNNDTQSFVSQNKYVGREIKTPDFTSVIRSYLSDGDRLLIDHIPVIIQKLHDLAAIIHQLDGFRFYGCSLLFIYDGDKDTQDTYSRHMSSGKTLDALEEEDEEEIMETEQAPIQADKEAWANSSRQPEGSVTVERDKVSKNGRSRSADKSALHSSRSRSRGRSPHQSTHTHQHRRLRGEVNIRVVDFAHTTTGRDFVPFPTDHVDPPNLGKGYDTQFDQATGMVMARFPPKHPGKPDMGFLFGLKSICESLEEIWGAEKGEEEELVAKRNADIFDLVFANGADLST
- a CDS encoding hypothetical protein (Match to EST gb|CF187250.1|CF187250; HMMPfam hit to HMG_CoA_synt, Hydroxymethylglutaryl-coenzyme A synthase, score: 700.4, E(): 1e-207) gives rise to the protein MTQFDIPSRPSNVGIHAIEMYFPKRCISEDELEDFDGVSKGKYTLGLGQKYMAFTDDKEDINSLALTVVSNLLKKYNIDPRSIGRLDVGTETIIDKSKSTKTLLMDLFAASGNTDIEGIDSKNACYGSTAALFNTVNWIQSESWDGRNAIVMCGDIAIYKEGGARPVGGMGACAMLIGPDAPLVLEPVHGTYIANTWDFYKPDLTAEYPTVDGPWTIAAYLGALDNAYSTYVDKAEKSRARAAKKLSLASVSTKASEIADAADKFVNGINGDIEGVAVNGNGHANGENKDQGIAAFDYVCLHSPYGKLVQKGHARLFYNDYLRNPSSPLFANVPESIQSLDKTKTYTDKTVEKAFIGVAAEHYKSAVVPGSDCVARCGNMYTASLYGALASVIASSPEGIEVGKRIGMYAFGSGCAASFFALRVAGSTKEIAEKMQLKERLASMDVRPCQEYVDALKLREENHNAVKYTPQGSLDNIWPDAYYLEGVDELYRRKYLKK